In the Thalassoglobus sp. JC818 genome, one interval contains:
- the hemC gene encoding hydroxymethylbilane synthase has protein sequence MNSSKSGRTIRIATRQSQLALWQANYIADLLRRETDEFDVELVPLSTIGDRDRTEPLRNMGGQGVFTREVQRAVLDESADIAVHSLKDLPTDTADGLALAGVPERASRFDALLMPQGAAVSGLDELPEKARIGTGSPRRQAQILAQYPEFELCEIRGNVETRIRKLDDGEFDAVILAEAGLRRLGLEDRIGAILRPPVMYPAVGQAALGLECRDSDKPVIELLQSITNDEALAEVTCERACLATLRAGCHAPVGIHCVVENDQIEATAVVLSPDGRERFEASVSGSSGDALTLGRKLAETLIAGGAEKVL, from the coding sequence TTGAATTCCAGTAAATCAGGACGCACGATCAGAATTGCGACTCGTCAGAGTCAACTGGCACTCTGGCAAGCAAATTACATCGCTGATCTCCTTCGACGTGAGACCGACGAATTCGATGTCGAGTTGGTTCCTCTTTCCACGATTGGAGATCGCGATCGCACAGAACCGCTGCGCAACATGGGCGGTCAGGGAGTCTTCACCCGCGAAGTTCAACGTGCTGTCCTCGATGAATCTGCAGATATCGCGGTCCATTCACTCAAAGACCTTCCGACCGATACAGCCGACGGTCTGGCCCTCGCAGGAGTACCAGAACGAGCGTCACGTTTTGATGCTCTTCTGATGCCGCAAGGTGCGGCTGTCTCGGGACTCGACGAACTTCCGGAGAAGGCACGAATCGGCACTGGCAGTCCGCGTCGACAGGCTCAAATCCTCGCTCAGTATCCCGAATTCGAATTGTGTGAGATTCGGGGAAACGTCGAAACGCGGATTCGCAAGCTGGATGATGGGGAATTTGATGCCGTCATTCTCGCGGAAGCTGGTCTTCGTCGACTTGGATTGGAAGATCGAATCGGAGCCATTCTCCGCCCTCCTGTGATGTACCCAGCTGTGGGGCAAGCAGCCCTTGGTCTTGAATGTCGAGATAGTGATAAACCCGTGATCGAACTCCTGCAGTCGATCACGAACGACGAAGCACTTGCCGAAGTGACTTGTGAACGGGCATGTCTCGCGACGCTGCGAGCCGGGTGTCACGCTCCGGTTGGCATTCACTGCGTTGTCGAGAACGATCAGATCGAAGCAACTGCAGTTGTTCTCAGTCCGGATGGCCGCGAACGTTTTGAAGCTTCGGTATCTGGTTCATCAGGCGACGCTCTCACTCTCGGTCGAAAACTTGCAGAGACCTTAATCGCTGGCGGTGCCGAAAAGGTGCTGTGA
- a CDS encoding DUF502 domain-containing protein — MQDEEEFGKSNNAEESAPVRQLTPTRIFLRGLAVSLPAILTVLILLWVFEKVNAYLITPATWAVKYSIASLVDQSIEVHDTPVQGDVKLFRIDGAPSLDLCGSDYLVTAELQSKYRRFIENEPPIELNFESDEEVTPLDAFAVRHQRRIQWLQSNADRIPSGVYVQFGPLAVPYDVYSEVARHLPPGQMPTSARAVYMEYVARKYLGSVFPLSLLTVVIFIVLFYFAGQFVSARIGNWLVRGVETQVLGRLPVVRNVYGSVKQVTDFVFTENQPVEYRRVAAVQYPRDGIWTIGFVTGESMMQIAMGAGEPCVAVLIPTSPMPMTGFTVNVPKSKVLDLDITVEQAMQFCISCGVLSPPHQKLTKAKFQELVEKGLLNGPRNPPSSYPGGSVSPPALSPLTPPETLKPDDGEND, encoded by the coding sequence ATGCAGGATGAAGAAGAGTTTGGCAAATCGAACAATGCGGAGGAATCCGCACCCGTTCGACAACTGACGCCAACGCGAATTTTCCTTCGCGGACTCGCTGTCAGTCTTCCCGCCATTCTTACCGTATTGATTCTCCTCTGGGTCTTCGAGAAGGTGAACGCCTACTTGATTACTCCAGCTACGTGGGCGGTCAAGTATTCGATTGCCTCACTGGTGGATCAGTCCATTGAAGTACACGACACACCCGTTCAAGGTGACGTTAAGCTCTTCCGGATCGATGGGGCTCCGTCGCTCGATCTGTGTGGAAGCGACTATCTCGTCACAGCTGAGCTGCAGTCCAAGTACCGTCGATTTATCGAGAACGAGCCGCCCATCGAACTCAACTTTGAGTCCGACGAAGAGGTGACTCCGCTCGATGCTTTTGCCGTCAGGCATCAGCGACGAATCCAATGGCTTCAATCGAACGCCGATCGAATTCCGAGCGGTGTGTATGTTCAATTCGGTCCGCTCGCTGTTCCTTACGATGTTTACTCAGAAGTCGCGAGACATCTCCCTCCAGGGCAAATGCCGACTTCGGCCCGAGCTGTGTATATGGAATACGTGGCCCGGAAGTACCTCGGAAGTGTTTTTCCGCTGAGCTTGCTGACAGTCGTCATCTTCATCGTTCTCTTCTACTTCGCGGGACAATTCGTTTCTGCACGGATTGGAAACTGGTTGGTGAGAGGTGTTGAAACGCAGGTGCTGGGACGGCTGCCGGTTGTGCGAAACGTTTATGGATCGGTGAAACAGGTCACGGACTTCGTGTTCACTGAGAACCAACCGGTGGAATATCGACGAGTGGCTGCCGTGCAGTATCCCCGAGACGGCATCTGGACGATCGGTTTTGTGACCGGTGAAAGCATGATGCAAATCGCGATGGGGGCCGGTGAACCGTGCGTTGCCGTGCTGATTCCAACGTCACCGATGCCGATGACCGGATTCACAGTCAATGTTCCCAAAAGCAAAGTTCTTGATCTCGACATCACTGTCGAGCAAGCGATGCAATTCTGTATTTCCTGCGGTGTGCTTTCTCCTCCCCACCAGAAGTTGACGAAAGCCAAGTTTCAGGAACTTGTCGAAAAAGGCTTGCTCAACGGACCGCGGAATCCCCCCTCCTCCTATCCCGGAGGGAGTGTCAGCCCACCCGCTTTGAGCCCATTAACTCCTCCGGAAACTCTCAAACCGGATGACGGAGAAAACGATTGA